The following coding sequences lie in one Vanacampus margaritifer isolate UIUO_Vmar chromosome 16, RoL_Vmar_1.0, whole genome shotgun sequence genomic window:
- the faxdc2 gene encoding fatty acid hydroxylase domain-containing protein 2 isoform X2, whose product MIDFFPRFTDMRGSQTSSKQEASGGLWDSVKKAAVVIGSGILFLAAFSNSLTWHLQKFWGASGDFWQNLWTKVYVMFEGHNEALFYVGTMLVPMVVFWSFNGLLLLVDTTGRPSFITRYRIQADKNNPVEPEKLRHALRTVLLNQLLISGPAVVLAYHLTGWRRDPCGPELPTFHWALAELTLFSILEEVVFYYSHRLFHHPNLYKRFHKQHHEWTAPIGVVATYAHPLEHAVSNLLPVVMGPVLLASHVSSTCVWYCLALVSTTISHCGYHLPFLPSPEFHDFHHLRFNQCFGVFGVLDRLHGTDTKFRQTKQYERHTLLTGLTPLTLSIPDIPKKGQ is encoded by the exons atgattgatttttttccccgattTACAGACATGAGGGGATCACAAACAAGCAGCAAGCAG GAGGCCTCGGGAGGACTGTGGGATTCCGTGAAGAAAGCCGCCGTTGTCATCGGATCCGGAATCCTCTTCTTGGCGGCGTTCAGTAATTCGCTGACATG GCATCTTCAGAAATTCTGGGGCGCTTCGGGAGACTTTTGGCAGAACTTGTGGACCAAAGTCTACGTGATGTTTGAGGGCCACAACGAGGCTTTATTCTACGTGg GCACGATGCTCGTTCCCATGGTGGTGTTCTGGTCGTTCAACGGTCTGCTGCTATTGGTGGACACCACCGGGAGGCCGTCCTTCATCACCCGCTACCGCATCCAAGCCGACAAGAACAACCCg GTGGAGCCGGAGAAGCTGCGTCACGCTTTGAGGACGGTGCTGCTCAACCAGCTTTTGATCTCTGGGCCGGCGGTGGTGCTGGCCTACCACCTGACCGGCTGGAGGAGAGACCCCTGCGGACCCGAGCTGCCCACCTTCCACTGGGCCCTCGCCGAGCTGACCCTCTTCTCCATCTTGGAGGAAGTTGTCTTCTACTACTCGCACAG ATTGTTCCATCATCCCAACCTCTACAAGCGCTTCCACAAGCAGCACCACGAGTGGACCGCCCCCATCGGCGTGGTCGCCACCTACGCTCACCCGCTGGAACATGCG GTGTCGAACCTGCTGCCGGTGGTGATGGGGCCGGTGCTGCTGGCCTCGCACGTGTCCAGCACGTGCGTGTGGTACTGCCTGGCGCTGGTCAGCACCACCATCTCCCACTGCGGGTACCACCTGCCCTTCCTGCCCTCGCCAGAGTTCCACGACTTTCACCACCTCAG GTTCAACCAGTGTTTTGGCGTGTTCGGCGTGCTGGACCGCCTGCACGGCACCGACACCAAATTCAGGCAGACCAAGCAGTACGAACGGCACACCTTGCTCACCGGACTCACCCCGCTCACCCTCAGCATCCCCGACATCCCCAAGAAGGGCCAGTGA
- the faxdc2 gene encoding fatty acid hydroxylase domain-containing protein 2 isoform X3: MRGSQTSSKQEASGGLWDSVKKAAVVIGSGILFLAAFSNSLTWHLQKFWGASGDFWQNLWTKVYVMFEGHNEALFYVGTMLVPMVVFWSFNGLLLLVDTTGRPSFITRYRIQADKNNPVEPEKLRHALRTVLLNQLLISGPAVVLAYHLTGWRRDPCGPELPTFHWALAELTLFSILEEVVFYYSHRLFHHPNLYKRFHKQHHEWTAPIGVVATYAHPLEHAVSNLLPVVMGPVLLASHVSSTCVWYCLALVSTTISHCGYHLPFLPSPEFHDFHHLRFNQCFGVFGVLDRLHGTDTKFRQTKQYERHTLLTGLTPLTLSIPDIPKKGQ; this comes from the exons ATGAGGGGATCACAAACAAGCAGCAAGCAG GAGGCCTCGGGAGGACTGTGGGATTCCGTGAAGAAAGCCGCCGTTGTCATCGGATCCGGAATCCTCTTCTTGGCGGCGTTCAGTAATTCGCTGACATG GCATCTTCAGAAATTCTGGGGCGCTTCGGGAGACTTTTGGCAGAACTTGTGGACCAAAGTCTACGTGATGTTTGAGGGCCACAACGAGGCTTTATTCTACGTGg GCACGATGCTCGTTCCCATGGTGGTGTTCTGGTCGTTCAACGGTCTGCTGCTATTGGTGGACACCACCGGGAGGCCGTCCTTCATCACCCGCTACCGCATCCAAGCCGACAAGAACAACCCg GTGGAGCCGGAGAAGCTGCGTCACGCTTTGAGGACGGTGCTGCTCAACCAGCTTTTGATCTCTGGGCCGGCGGTGGTGCTGGCCTACCACCTGACCGGCTGGAGGAGAGACCCCTGCGGACCCGAGCTGCCCACCTTCCACTGGGCCCTCGCCGAGCTGACCCTCTTCTCCATCTTGGAGGAAGTTGTCTTCTACTACTCGCACAG ATTGTTCCATCATCCCAACCTCTACAAGCGCTTCCACAAGCAGCACCACGAGTGGACCGCCCCCATCGGCGTGGTCGCCACCTACGCTCACCCGCTGGAACATGCG GTGTCGAACCTGCTGCCGGTGGTGATGGGGCCGGTGCTGCTGGCCTCGCACGTGTCCAGCACGTGCGTGTGGTACTGCCTGGCGCTGGTCAGCACCACCATCTCCCACTGCGGGTACCACCTGCCCTTCCTGCCCTCGCCAGAGTTCCACGACTTTCACCACCTCAG GTTCAACCAGTGTTTTGGCGTGTTCGGCGTGCTGGACCGCCTGCACGGCACCGACACCAAATTCAGGCAGACCAAGCAGTACGAACGGCACACCTTGCTCACCGGACTCACCCCGCTCACCCTCAGCATCCCCGACATCCCCAAGAAGGGCCAGTGA
- the faxdc2 gene encoding fatty acid hydroxylase domain-containing protein 2 isoform X1 encodes MQSAAHLDDDDDASPQRRNTSSLKQCLQCGFGFWSPQEASGGLWDSVKKAAVVIGSGILFLAAFSNSLTWHLQKFWGASGDFWQNLWTKVYVMFEGHNEALFYVGTMLVPMVVFWSFNGLLLLVDTTGRPSFITRYRIQADKNNPVEPEKLRHALRTVLLNQLLISGPAVVLAYHLTGWRRDPCGPELPTFHWALAELTLFSILEEVVFYYSHRLFHHPNLYKRFHKQHHEWTAPIGVVATYAHPLEHAVSNLLPVVMGPVLLASHVSSTCVWYCLALVSTTISHCGYHLPFLPSPEFHDFHHLRFNQCFGVFGVLDRLHGTDTKFRQTKQYERHTLLTGLTPLTLSIPDIPKKGQ; translated from the exons atgCAGTCGGCAGCGCACTtggatgacgacgacgacgcgtCACCACAACGTAGAAATACGTCTTCATTGAAGCAATGTTTGCAATGCGGTTTTGGTTTTTGGTCCCCGCAGGAGGCCTCGGGAGGACTGTGGGATTCCGTGAAGAAAGCCGCCGTTGTCATCGGATCCGGAATCCTCTTCTTGGCGGCGTTCAGTAATTCGCTGACATG GCATCTTCAGAAATTCTGGGGCGCTTCGGGAGACTTTTGGCAGAACTTGTGGACCAAAGTCTACGTGATGTTTGAGGGCCACAACGAGGCTTTATTCTACGTGg GCACGATGCTCGTTCCCATGGTGGTGTTCTGGTCGTTCAACGGTCTGCTGCTATTGGTGGACACCACCGGGAGGCCGTCCTTCATCACCCGCTACCGCATCCAAGCCGACAAGAACAACCCg GTGGAGCCGGAGAAGCTGCGTCACGCTTTGAGGACGGTGCTGCTCAACCAGCTTTTGATCTCTGGGCCGGCGGTGGTGCTGGCCTACCACCTGACCGGCTGGAGGAGAGACCCCTGCGGACCCGAGCTGCCCACCTTCCACTGGGCCCTCGCCGAGCTGACCCTCTTCTCCATCTTGGAGGAAGTTGTCTTCTACTACTCGCACAG ATTGTTCCATCATCCCAACCTCTACAAGCGCTTCCACAAGCAGCACCACGAGTGGACCGCCCCCATCGGCGTGGTCGCCACCTACGCTCACCCGCTGGAACATGCG GTGTCGAACCTGCTGCCGGTGGTGATGGGGCCGGTGCTGCTGGCCTCGCACGTGTCCAGCACGTGCGTGTGGTACTGCCTGGCGCTGGTCAGCACCACCATCTCCCACTGCGGGTACCACCTGCCCTTCCTGCCCTCGCCAGAGTTCCACGACTTTCACCACCTCAG GTTCAACCAGTGTTTTGGCGTGTTCGGCGTGCTGGACCGCCTGCACGGCACCGACACCAAATTCAGGCAGACCAAGCAGTACGAACGGCACACCTTGCTCACCGGACTCACCCCGCTCACCCTCAGCATCCCCGACATCCCCAAGAAGGGCCAGTGA